The segment TAGGGCTTAAAGTGATTTAGATTTTGATTAAAGCGATAAGGGCGATCACTCAGCACGTAGGGGCTAATTGGCAATATAGTTTGCGCAATTCGGCGCCATCTTTTGGGTGCGGCGATAGGTGACTCTACGTGAGCGATTCCAAAATTGAGTTTTAACTCTGGCAATAGAAATTGTCTTGGGGTGACATCTTCCCAGCCTTGGCTAAACCAATTGATATCTAGCTGTAGTGGGTATCCCAGTCGGTTACTGAGGGCTTTTCCAGTGGCGTACTGGAAAAGCTGATTTCCGAGACCGCCTTGGATTTGGCTTGTGATGTTCATATCCCTATAATTAAAGCATTAGATGAGATCTTTTTTCCTTATTTGCGCTTCTGTCCATCAAATTGATAGGTAATTTATGCTAATTGGCAGTATTTATGGGTGGGAGAACGGCGGGGATGATATTTTCAATCCCCATAGCGCTCGAAACCGCGATAACTGCTTGGAGCCTATGCGTCTGCTGAAGCATGTAGCTGAGCAAAATCAAATTACCCTGCACACCGCTGATATTAACGAGCGCCATCACATTGCCCCCGATTTCTCTTTATATGTGGAGTCTATCGATTTTGTGCCGTCTTTCGCAAAACTGAATTATTTGATTTTGTATGAAACCCCTTTGACTGTCCCAAGAAATGCTGACTATCGTTATTTGAATCAGTTTGATTTCATCTTTACCTGGGATCGAGACTTATTGAAAGATGGTTTTAAGGATGGCAAAGGGAATATCATTCCCAGTAATCGTTTTGCTGGAATTCATCACCCTAATCCCATTCCAACGCAGTGTGCACGTGATTTTCAGAGTCCCAAATTCAATGATCGGAAAGATTTTTTATGCCTTATCGGTAGTAATCGACACGCCAATTTGGTTGATGGACGAGAGCTTTATTCGGAGCGAGTGAGAGCTATTCGGTGGTTTGAGACGCATGCGTTGTATGACTTTAAGCTTTATGGCAACGGATGGAAGGTTCCACAGAAAAGACTGAGTCGCCCAGGCAAGCTTTGTTATCGAGTCGAAAAAATCATTCCTTGGCTAACTGGTAGACCAATCTTCCCGAGTTATCAAGGGCCTGTAAAGACAAAGTACGAAGTACTGAGTCAAACCAAGTTTTGTATTTGTTATGAGAATGCACGCGATATCCCTGGATATATCACGGAGAAAATTTTCGATTGCCTATTTGCTGGCTGTATTCCGATTTATTTGGGCGATGCTCAAGTTTCTCAATCTATACCTTCAACCTGTTTTATTGATTTTCGCAAATTTGGTTCTTACGAAGAGTTATACCAATACATACGGTCAATGACGCCCGAGGAGTTTTCTGAATATCAGGCTTCCGCTCGGAATTTTCTGGTGGGGTCAGGATTTACACCTTTTAGCTCACAGAGTTTTGCTAATGCTATTGTTCAAAAAATAGTCCAAGACTTTCGGTCTCCATAAGTGACTTATTCAGACCTAACTTCCGTGTAAGATGCCTCCATGTCCTTAATAAATGTATTAAAAAAACCTAGAAGGCCGATATCCGAGTCCACAATTTTGTTGGCAGGGCCGGTGCGCAACGCATCGACGCAGATTGGTGATGATTTTGAGCATTTGCTCTCGAGTCTGAATCAATTTAAGAAGGTATTTTGTTTTGTTGTCGAGAGCGACTCAACAGATGATACGGTGGAAAGGCTTGAGCAGTTCTCCAAGGCAATCCCAAACTTTTCTTTTGTGAGCATTGGGCAGCTAAGTAAAACACTATCTAAAAGAACAGACCGAATCGCTTATTGCCGCAATTTGGTGATTGATGCAGTGGCCCAGGACTCAAAATATTCTGATGTTGATTTCATTGCCATGGCCGATATGGATGGAATGAATGGACTAGTTACCCAAGAAAAAATTGCGCAATGTTGGGAGGTTGATGAGCCTTGGGATGTCATTACCGCTAATCAACTGGGTGAATATTATGATGTATGGGCGCTCAGCCATCCTTATTGGAATCCAATGGATTGCTGGGAGCAGAAGCGAAAATTAGAAAATATCTTGGGCGACAAGTCTGCGCAAAATATTGCAGTGGGCTGTAAGCAGGCTGAGATCGATCCTCGAGCAGACCTCATTGAGGTAGATTCTGCATTTGGCGGTTTAGGCATTTACACCAGAGAGGCTTTCTTGGCTGGTCGATATGCTGGAACCGATGATCAGGCTGGAGGCATTGATGTAGCTGACCACATTCCTTTTCATAGGGAGCTGCGCCAAAAGGGGTATCGCATCTTTATTAATCCAGCCTTAATTAACTGCGATAAATCTAATGGAAGTATTCTTGAGGGCCCTCACATTGCTAGGCCCAGAGGTATGCTCAAGGTGATTAAGTATTTCGGAAAGCTTTTATTTGGCAAAAAACGTTTTAACAAGTACTTAGATATTTTGTATACGCCATAAGGCAAAACCAAAGAGATATCCCATGATTTTAGTAACTGGTGGTGCTGGTTTTATTGGAGCTAATTTTGTTTTAGATTGGCTCATATCCTCTGATGCTGAAGGAGTAGTGAATTTAGATAAATTAACCTATGCAGGTAATCTCACAAATCTTCAATCTCTGCAAAAAGATTCTAGGCATGTTTTTGTTCGGGGTGATATTGGTGATAAAGCGCTAGTCTCAAAATTGCTTGCAGAGCATCGCCCATGGGCTATTGTGAACTTTGCTGCTGAGAGTCATGTGGACCGATCGATTCATGGACCCGCTGAATTTGTTCAGACGAATATCGTAGGCACCTTTAATTTATTGGAGTGTGCGCGCGAATATTGGAGTGGACTGCAGGGTATGGAAAAAGAGCAATTTCGTTTTCATCATGTCTCCACTGACGAGGTGTATGGTTCGCTGTCTTTAACTGATCCAGCCTTTACAGAAACGAATCCCTATGAGCCTAATAGTCCGTACTCTGCTTCAAAGGCGGCATCTGACCATTTAGTGCGGGCATGGTTTCATACCTATGGTTTTCCAGTAGTCACTACCAATTGTTCGAATAACTACGGCCCCTATCATTTTCCAGAAAAGTTAATTCCCCTGGTTATTCTCAATGCGCTCAATGGCAAGCCTTTGCCAATTTATGGTGATGGACAGCAGATCCGCGATTGGCTCTATGTGGGAGACCATTGCTCGGCTATTCGCGAGGTGTTAGCTAAAGGTAAATTAGGTGAGACGTACAACATCGGCGGTTGGAATGAAAAGGCCAATATCGATGTGGTCAAAACGATTTGCATTATCTTGGATCAGTTAAAACCACGTCCTGATGGAAAGTCCTATGCCGAGCAAATTACTTTTGTTAAAGACCGTCCTGGACATGATCGCCGCTATGCAATTGATGCCAGCAAAGTAGAGCGTGAGCTTGGTTGGCGTCCAGCAGAGACTTTTGATACGGGAATTCGTAAAACAGTGCAATGGTACTTAGACAACCCAGTGTGGATTGAGGGTGTCGTCAGCGGGTCCTATCGTGACTGGCTATCTAAGCAGTACAACTAGATCGCTAGACCCTATGAAAGTTTTAGTATTTGGTAAAGATGGTCAGTTAGGTAAAGCTTTCCAGCAAACATTGGATGAGTATTTATTGCTTCCTCAAGATAGCAATAGCCAGCCCTCAGTGCGCTATGTTGGACGCGCCCAATGCGATCTTGCGAATGAACAAGCAGTTACCAGTTTGTTAAATGAATCCCAGCCCAATCTCATTATTAATGCCTCTGCATATACTGCGGTTGATAAAGCAGAGACAGAAGTTGATTTAGCTTTTGCTGTCAATGCGCGCGCTCCAGAAATCATGGCTGAGTATGCTGTACAACACGGAGCCACTTTTCTGCACTATTCAACCGATTATGTATTTGATGGAGAAAAGTATGACTTCTATTTAGAGGATGATCTTCGTAATCCCTTGGGGACTTATGGCAAAAGTAAGGCTGCAGGTGAAGAGGCCATTGTCAAAGTCTTTGCTGGCTCGAGTGATCAATCGATGGGTATTGCAGGTCAATATGCTATTTTCAGAACAAGTTGGGTATATGGTGATGGGGGCAACTTCATTCGTACTATCTTGCGTTTAGC is part of the Polynucleobacter sp. es-EL-1 genome and harbors:
- a CDS encoding glycosyltransferase family 2 protein codes for the protein MSLINVLKKPRRPISESTILLAGPVRNASTQIGDDFEHLLSSLNQFKKVFCFVVESDSTDDTVERLEQFSKAIPNFSFVSIGQLSKTLSKRTDRIAYCRNLVIDAVAQDSKYSDVDFIAMADMDGMNGLVTQEKIAQCWEVDEPWDVITANQLGEYYDVWALSHPYWNPMDCWEQKRKLENILGDKSAQNIAVGCKQAEIDPRADLIEVDSAFGGLGIYTREAFLAGRYAGTDDQAGGIDVADHIPFHRELRQKGYRIFINPALINCDKSNGSILEGPHIARPRGMLKVIKYFGKLLFGKKRFNKYLDILYTP
- the rfbB gene encoding dTDP-glucose 4,6-dehydratase yields the protein MILVTGGAGFIGANFVLDWLISSDAEGVVNLDKLTYAGNLTNLQSLQKDSRHVFVRGDIGDKALVSKLLAEHRPWAIVNFAAESHVDRSIHGPAEFVQTNIVGTFNLLECAREYWSGLQGMEKEQFRFHHVSTDEVYGSLSLTDPAFTETNPYEPNSPYSASKAASDHLVRAWFHTYGFPVVTTNCSNNYGPYHFPEKLIPLVILNALNGKPLPIYGDGQQIRDWLYVGDHCSAIREVLAKGKLGETYNIGGWNEKANIDVVKTICIILDQLKPRPDGKSYAEQITFVKDRPGHDRRYAIDASKVERELGWRPAETFDTGIRKTVQWYLDNPVWIEGVVSGSYRDWLSKQYN
- the rfbD gene encoding dTDP-4-dehydrorhamnose reductase, whose protein sequence is MKVLVFGKDGQLGKAFQQTLDEYLLLPQDSNSQPSVRYVGRAQCDLANEQAVTSLLNESQPNLIINASAYTAVDKAETEVDLAFAVNARAPEIMAEYAVQHGATFLHYSTDYVFDGEKYDFYLEDDLRNPLGTYGKSKAAGEEAIVKVFAGSSDQSMGIAGQYAIFRTSWVYGDGGNFIRTILRLAKDREELRVIEDQYGVPTSALWLAEISLGLVINQQGSLRRFPSGIYHAVPTGQTNWYELATLAVQTALDAGLALKLSPKTIFPIPAIEYPLPAPRPMNSRMSTDKLHKVLETLGDVSKLQLLNQSWDEGVRAYVRNLVHSRLI
- a CDS encoding glycosyltransferase family 10 domain-containing protein, whose product is MRLLKHVAEQNQITLHTADINERHHIAPDFSLYVESIDFVPSFAKLNYLILYETPLTVPRNADYRYLNQFDFIFTWDRDLLKDGFKDGKGNIIPSNRFAGIHHPNPIPTQCARDFQSPKFNDRKDFLCLIGSNRHANLVDGRELYSERVRAIRWFETHALYDFKLYGNGWKVPQKRLSRPGKLCYRVEKIIPWLTGRPIFPSYQGPVKTKYEVLSQTKFCICYENARDIPGYITEKIFDCLFAGCIPIYLGDAQVSQSIPSTCFIDFRKFGSYEELYQYIRSMTPEEFSEYQASARNFLVGSGFTPFSSQSFANAIVQKIVQDFRSP